The following are from one region of the Deferribacterota bacterium genome:
- the yihA gene encoding ribosome biogenesis GTP-binding protein YihA/YsxC, protein MSTYLICSAYKVEQLPKTNLPNIVLTGRSNVGKSTLINKLIGRKQLARTSNKPGKTISINFYNYKDMIIFVDLPGYGFAHRSKSTVLTWKNLVETFFNKNDNLELFLLLIDVRIGVKDKDLELFYYLEQFNKDIIPILTKTDKVNKNYVNKQIDQTSAIINLSPNKIKHFSHKDPKSMVEIWNTINKALQRD, encoded by the coding sequence ATGTCTACATATCTTATATGCTCTGCTTATAAAGTAGAGCAATTACCTAAAACAAATCTACCAAATATTGTACTTACTGGCAGAAGTAATGTTGGAAAATCAACACTTATTAACAAGTTAATTGGGAGAAAACAGCTAGCAAGAACCTCTAACAAGCCTGGCAAAACAATATCTATTAATTTTTATAATTATAAAGATATGATCATTTTTGTTGACTTGCCTGGTTATGGCTTTGCTCATAGAAGTAAAAGTACTGTGCTTACGTGGAAAAATCTTGTTGAAACCTTTTTTAATAAAAATGATAATTTAGAATTATTTTTATTACTCATTGATGTTAGGATAGGTGTTAAAGATAAGGATTTAGAATTATTCTATTATCTAGAACAATTTAACAAGGATATTATTCCAATTTTAACTAAAACAGATAAAGTTAATAAGAACTATGTTAATAAACAAATAGATCAAACATCTGCAATTATTAATTTATCACCAAATAAGATTAAGCACTTTTCACATAAAGATCCAAAATCTATGGTAGAGATTTGGAATACTATAAATAAAGCCTTACAAAGAGATTAA